A single region of the Hyphomicrobiales bacterium genome encodes:
- a CDS encoding hypothetical protein (Evidence 5 : Unknown function): protein MLYQLSYRGIDTHSRLALSYPHWGRFGKILFAKLCAFA from the coding sequence ATGCTCTACCAGCTGAGCTACCGCGGCATCGATACTCACTCTCGGCTGGCGCTCTCATATCCGCATTGGGGGCGTTTTGGCAAGATCCTCTTTGCCAAACTCTGCGCCTTTGCCTGA
- a CDS encoding hypothetical protein (Evidence 5 : Unknown function), translated as MGKQKLLSFGAYPAVSLADARRARDAVKQVLTAGEDPGLKVKLAKIAKRAVGDETFRKIAEEYKAKLVREGRAAPTVEKVTWLLGLATPTLGRRPIREITALEILETLRRVEVRGRYESARRLRSTIGSVFRYAVATARADNDPTFALRGALTAPQTKSWAALTEPKALGALLRAIDGFEGQVRRRPR; from the coding sequence ATGGGCAAACAAAAGCTGCTGAGTTTCGGGGCTTATCCGGCCGTGAGCTTGGCCGATGCACGGCGCGCACGCGACGCCGTAAAGCAGGTTCTGACGGCCGGCGAGGATCCAGGCCTTAAGGTCAAGCTCGCAAAGATCGCCAAACGTGCCGTTGGTGATGAGACCTTTAGAAAAATCGCTGAGGAATACAAAGCCAAGCTCGTCCGCGAGGGTAGGGCTGCGCCGACCGTGGAGAAGGTGACTTGGCTTCTGGGGTTAGCCACCCCGACTTTAGGCCGACGACCGATCCGCGAGATCACAGCGCTCGAAATTCTGGAGACGTTACGGCGCGTCGAAGTGCGTGGTCGGTATGAAAGCGCGCGCAGGCTGCGCTCCACGATCGGCAGCGTGTTCCGCTATGCCGTGGCCACGGCTCGTGCCGATAATGACCCAACCTTCGCATTACGTGGTGCTCTGACCGCACCGCAGACGAAATCATGGGCCGCCCTGACCGAGCCAAAGGCCCTTGGGGCGCTTCTGCGGGCGATCGATGGCTTCGAGGGGCAGGTACGACGACGGCCGCGTTGA
- a CDS encoding hypothetical protein (Evidence 5 : Unknown function) — protein sequence MKMRRPHRVPLPKQAVAILNDVQQLTGDGSSVFPSIRSVLRPLSENTLNAGLRRLGFTKEEMTSHGFCASASSMLNESGFWHPDAIERQLAHVEENSVRRAYACGEHWDERVRMGAASNPMIAGWVMICWP from the coding sequence ATGAAGATGCGCCGTCCCCATCGTGTGCCTTTGCCCAAGCAAGCCGTTGCCATTCTCAACGACGTGCAGCAGCTCACGGGCGACGGCAGCTCTGTCTTTCCCTCGATCCGCTCGGTCCTCCGTCCTTTGTCGGAAAACACATTGAATGCAGGATTGCGCCGTTTGGGCTTCACCAAGGAAGAGATGACCTCCCACGGGTTCTGTGCGAGTGCCAGTTCCATGCTCAATGAGAGTGGCTTTTGGCATCCTGACGCCATTGAGCGGCAGCTTGCGCATGTCGAGGAAAACAGCGTGCGGCGTGCCTATGCTTGCGGTGAGCATTGGGACGAACGCGTTCGGATGGGCGCGGCAAGTAATCCGATGATCGCGGGCTGGGTGATGATCTGTTGGCCCTGA
- the ald gene encoding 3-succinoylsemialdehyde-pyridine dehydrogenase, with amino-acid sequence MAQSSGFYIDGQWVPPSRRQPAAVINPATEEAIDTIDLGSEADVDRAVAAAKHAFTSFSNTSREQRIALFDRIIDGYQARFDDLADTITREIGAPTWFSREVQTGMALRHFIHTRDVLKDYSFEYMMGTSLVRREAFGVCGLITAWNWPLLLIASKLAPALAAGCTVILKPSELSPLSAIVLAEVLHDAGVPPGVFNMVMGDGPTVGDAISCHPDIDLISFTGSTRAGIQIAKAAADTVKRVHQELGGKSANIILPDADLSVAVPDGVRRAFINSGQSCIAPTRMLIQRDQMDAALRIAKETAEAMTVGEPTAATTRLGPLANAAQYGRVQDMIGLGIAEEATLLCGGLGRPEGLQGGYYARPTIFSGVTRDMRIAKEEIFGPVLSIMAYEDEEDAIELANATVYGLAAYVFSSDRVRAHEVAKRLRAGRVFVNGAPTDVIAPFGGYKQSGNGRESGVFGLEEFLEVKAVLGYESQ; translated from the coding sequence ATGGCTCAGAGTTCAGGTTTCTACATCGACGGCCAGTGGGTTCCCCCGTCGCGGCGCCAGCCGGCGGCGGTCATCAACCCTGCCACCGAGGAGGCGATCGACACGATCGATCTCGGGTCCGAGGCGGACGTTGATCGTGCGGTTGCAGCGGCCAAGCACGCTTTCACCAGCTTCTCCAACACATCACGCGAGCAGAGAATCGCGCTCTTCGACCGGATCATTGACGGGTACCAGGCACGTTTCGACGATCTTGCTGATACAATTACGCGTGAAATCGGCGCGCCGACTTGGTTCTCGCGCGAGGTTCAGACAGGAATGGCCTTGCGTCATTTCATCCATACGCGCGATGTGCTCAAAGATTATTCATTTGAATACATGATGGGCACGAGCCTCGTCAGGCGGGAGGCATTTGGAGTCTGCGGTCTCATCACGGCGTGGAACTGGCCGTTGCTATTAATTGCTTCAAAGCTGGCGCCCGCTCTGGCCGCGGGTTGCACTGTGATATTGAAGCCCAGTGAACTCTCTCCTCTGAGCGCCATCGTGCTGGCGGAAGTGCTGCACGATGCCGGCGTCCCGCCGGGTGTTTTCAACATGGTGATGGGCGATGGCCCGACAGTGGGTGACGCGATTTCCTGCCATCCCGACATCGATTTGATTTCGTTCACCGGTTCGACGCGGGCCGGGATTCAGATCGCAAAGGCCGCCGCAGATACCGTGAAACGGGTTCACCAGGAACTCGGAGGTAAATCGGCGAACATCATCCTTCCTGATGCGGATCTCAGCGTGGCCGTCCCAGATGGCGTGCGAAGGGCGTTCATCAACTCGGGTCAAAGCTGCATCGCCCCAACGCGGATGCTGATTCAGCGAGACCAGATGGATGCGGCGTTGCGTATTGCGAAAGAAACTGCGGAAGCGATGACCGTGGGCGAGCCGACCGCCGCGACTACGCGCCTTGGCCCGTTGGCAAATGCCGCCCAATACGGCCGCGTTCAGGATATGATCGGGCTGGGTATCGCGGAAGAGGCGACGTTATTGTGCGGCGGACTCGGTCGTCCCGAGGGGTTGCAGGGCGGATATTATGCCCGTCCTACGATCTTCAGTGGCGTGACACGCGACATGCGGATCGCGAAGGAAGAGATCTTCGGACCCGTGCTGTCCATCATGGCCTATGAGGATGAGGAAGACGCCATCGAACTCGCGAACGCCACCGTCTACGGCCTCGCTGCCTATGTCTTCTCGTCCGACCGCGTTCGCGCGCATGAAGTTGCAAAGCGTTTGAGGGCAGGGCGGGTATTCGTCAACGGTGCGCCGACTGACGTCATTGCGCCGTTCGGTGGATACAAGCAATCCGGCAACGGCCGCGAATCCGGCGTCTTCGGGCTCGAGGAGTTCCTCGAAGTGAAGGCGGTTCTCGGTTACGAGTCGCAGTAG
- a CDS encoding NMT1 domain-containing protein, producing MPISDRLPASRSFAAIASSLFVIAASAWSVAGPAHAQSASNTVAVTIQPTTTALPVVVAEKKGIFAKNDLSVKWSVSQVSISDSIAALGRQFNVAMGTQPALIAAAGQGVPIVAITGGALDTIKVPTSNIVARGGSGIETFKQLEGKTVGTLTLTGNIHFALLNILQKEGVDLNSIRWVTGTVPQLPDLLKAGRVDAIEEIEPFATSAIAAGGTALGDPFRSIGDRAFIGLWLAERTWANENKDLVLRFNKSMDEASQWIVANNAEAREILSSYTGLKGVPLEKTPIPEFHFSSTAEDLSKQLRADLDLWSDILKRTSDFPQVNTNELLPNWAK from the coding sequence ATGCCTATATCCGACCGCCTTCCCGCCAGCCGCAGCTTTGCTGCCATAGCAAGCTCTCTCTTCGTCATCGCAGCGTCGGCCTGGTCGGTGGCGGGCCCCGCCCATGCGCAGAGCGCATCCAACACGGTTGCCGTCACGATCCAGCCAACGACGACCGCCCTGCCCGTCGTTGTCGCGGAAAAGAAAGGCATATTCGCCAAGAACGATCTCTCGGTGAAGTGGAGCGTCTCCCAGGTTTCGATCTCCGACTCGATTGCCGCGCTCGGACGACAGTTCAATGTCGCCATGGGCACCCAGCCCGCACTTATCGCGGCGGCGGGGCAGGGTGTGCCGATCGTGGCGATAACCGGTGGCGCGCTCGACACGATCAAGGTTCCGACGTCCAACATTGTTGCGCGCGGAGGCAGCGGCATCGAGACATTCAAGCAACTCGAAGGAAAGACCGTCGGCACGCTGACCCTCACCGGCAACATTCACTTCGCGCTGCTTAACATTCTCCAGAAGGAGGGGGTGGATCTCAATTCCATCCGGTGGGTGACAGGCACCGTGCCGCAGCTGCCCGACCTTCTGAAGGCCGGTCGGGTCGATGCCATCGAAGAGATCGAGCCGTTCGCGACGAGCGCGATTGCAGCGGGAGGGACGGCGCTCGGTGATCCTTTCCGGTCCATCGGCGATCGCGCATTCATCGGCCTTTGGCTTGCCGAGCGGACATGGGCCAACGAGAACAAGGATCTGGTCCTGCGCTTCAACAAGTCGATGGATGAAGCGAGCCAATGGATCGTGGCGAACAACGCTGAAGCCCGGGAAATCCTGAGTTCCTACACCGGTCTCAAGGGTGTCCCGCTTGAGAAGACACCGATCCCGGAGTTCCACTTCTCAAGCACGGCGGAGGATCTCAGCAAACAGCTCCGGGCCGACTTGGATCTCTGGTCGGATATTCTGAAGCGCACGAGTGACTTCCCCCAGGTGAACACGAATGAGTTGCTGCCGAACTGGGCGAAATAA
- a CDS encoding Isochorismatase domain-containing protein, protein MSNEVVSKSEQLAAKLQECLTPEERQIVSSAGYGKRGGWGERPALLIVDATYGFCGRTPKPILESIAEQRRSSGEGAWDAVWKIAAVLEQAREAQIPVIYSAMEDPSSPEYEPGLWRTKNRRGTEDPGKIDSSDKGENQVVAEIAPRPGELVFSKGKPSIFFGSGLLPYLISKRIDSLIICGGTTSGCVYASVVDGFSNNFKISVVADGCFDRIQSAHWMFLLDVDLKYGDVVTSEEAVQQLKSLTTAEPPGLPA, encoded by the coding sequence ATGAGCAACGAAGTCGTATCGAAGAGTGAGCAACTTGCCGCAAAGCTGCAAGAGTGCCTCACTCCGGAAGAGAGACAGATTGTCTCCAGCGCCGGATATGGAAAGCGCGGCGGCTGGGGTGAGCGTCCGGCGCTGCTCATCGTCGATGCCACTTACGGCTTCTGCGGGCGCACCCCGAAACCAATCCTCGAGTCCATCGCCGAGCAGCGCCGGTCCTCCGGTGAGGGCGCGTGGGACGCGGTGTGGAAAATCGCGGCGGTCCTGGAGCAGGCTCGGGAGGCTCAGATCCCGGTCATATACAGCGCGATGGAAGACCCCTCGAGCCCGGAGTACGAACCTGGGCTCTGGCGGACGAAGAACCGCAGAGGCACTGAGGACCCGGGCAAGATCGACAGCAGCGACAAGGGTGAAAATCAAGTCGTCGCCGAAATCGCACCGCGCCCGGGCGAGCTCGTTTTCTCGAAAGGCAAGCCAAGCATTTTCTTTGGCTCCGGCTTGCTTCCTTACCTGATTTCCAAGCGCATCGATTCGCTGATCATCTGCGGCGGAACGACGAGCGGCTGCGTCTATGCTTCGGTCGTTGACGGGTTCTCGAATAACTTCAAGATCTCGGTCGTGGCGGACGGCTGCTTCGACCGGATCCAGTCGGCGCATTGGATGTTTCTGCTCGATGTCGATCTCAAATACGGCGACGTTGTCACAAGCGAAGAAGCGGTCCAGCAGTTGAAGTCGCTAACAACAGCGGAGCCTCCCGGATTGCCCGCTTAG
- a CDS encoding ABC transporter domain-containing protein, which translates to MSSAIQQSASQRRPDAIRTDLAFRCRSLSVDLGAGGARRRIIAGLNLDVSKNQFVCILGESGVGKTTLLRVFGGLVPAAEGGIELNGEPVSGPPKGAVFVFQNYAASLLPWRTACTNVELGLEASVPKKERRARALAALETVNLSKHAHDYPRQLSGGMQQRVQIARALALDPQLLLMDEPFGALDAMTRENLQVELRRIQQASGATIIFITHDVDEAVFLADRLVVLKGRPASIGLDVVSDLPPDRDQIKTKESPAYLKLRHAVYEMLRGPGAAS; encoded by the coding sequence TTGAGTTCTGCAATACAACAGAGCGCTTCGCAGAGGCGCCCCGACGCGATCCGGACGGATCTCGCGTTTCGGTGCCGTTCGCTATCGGTCGACCTCGGGGCGGGCGGCGCGAGACGACGGATCATCGCGGGATTGAACCTGGACGTTTCGAAGAACCAGTTCGTCTGTATCCTCGGCGAATCCGGCGTCGGCAAGACGACGCTCCTGCGGGTCTTCGGCGGCCTGGTGCCTGCCGCGGAGGGGGGCATCGAACTCAACGGCGAGCCCGTCTCAGGGCCGCCCAAAGGCGCTGTCTTCGTGTTTCAGAATTACGCGGCATCGCTCCTTCCATGGCGAACGGCCTGCACGAACGTCGAACTCGGGCTGGAAGCCTCTGTGCCGAAGAAGGAGCGCCGCGCTCGCGCGCTCGCCGCGCTCGAAACCGTCAATCTCAGCAAGCACGCGCATGACTATCCGCGCCAGCTCTCCGGAGGGATGCAGCAGCGCGTGCAGATTGCGAGGGCCCTCGCGCTCGATCCCCAGCTTCTCCTGATGGACGAGCCCTTCGGGGCGCTCGATGCGATGACCCGCGAGAATCTTCAGGTGGAGCTACGCCGGATTCAGCAGGCGTCCGGGGCCACGATCATCTTCATCACGCATGACGTGGATGAGGCCGTTTTTCTGGCGGACCGTCTCGTCGTTCTGAAAGGCAGGCCTGCATCGATTGGTCTCGACGTGGTGAGTGATCTTCCGCCCGACCGCGACCAGATCAAGACGAAGGAGTCTCCTGCCTATCTCAAGCTCCGCCATGCCGTGTACGAGATGCTGCGCGGGCCGGGAGCGGCGTCATGA
- a CDS encoding ABC transmembrane type-1 domain-containing protein produces the protein MTEPARSVRTEIRWGSEAVRRFNLPGLAVVLLCIALWELYSRTLGSGLTTFASVSETMVALRDLARNGPLLEQLFHTLSVALVGWLIATLIGLTLGAAIGIWRPVWVYSMATIDVLRSIPSISLVSIALMIFGFSSKMEMVIVVYVSQWPVLLATAGGIQSVPASYLDTARALQLSRAATVRKILLPAALPEILVGARLALTLSMALAIVAEMVGNPAGLGFGLVFSQQALQPAQAFAYFVVIGAIGWGLNAVFVMAAGRIFRRFGPAL, from the coding sequence ATGACGGAGCCAGCGCGCAGCGTTCGCACAGAGATCCGGTGGGGCTCTGAAGCGGTCCGGCGCTTCAATCTGCCAGGTCTGGCGGTCGTTTTGCTCTGCATCGCGCTATGGGAGCTGTACAGCAGAACGCTCGGCTCCGGACTGACGACCTTCGCATCCGTTTCTGAAACGATGGTGGCGCTCCGAGACCTGGCCAGGAACGGTCCGTTGCTCGAGCAACTGTTCCATACCCTGTCGGTCGCTCTCGTCGGATGGCTGATCGCGACGCTGATCGGTCTCACCCTAGGCGCCGCCATCGGCATCTGGCGACCTGTCTGGGTCTACAGCATGGCGACGATCGATGTGCTCAGGTCGATCCCCTCGATCTCCCTGGTGTCGATCGCCCTGATGATCTTTGGCTTCTCATCGAAGATGGAAATGGTGATCGTGGTCTACGTCAGCCAGTGGCCCGTGTTGCTCGCAACTGCGGGTGGGATCCAGTCGGTGCCCGCCAGCTACCTCGACACGGCGCGCGCCTTGCAGCTTTCCAGGGCTGCAACGGTTCGGAAGATACTGCTTCCAGCGGCTCTGCCGGAGATCCTGGTCGGCGCACGCCTCGCGCTCACGCTTTCGATGGCCCTTGCGATCGTGGCCGAGATGGTGGGCAATCCCGCAGGTCTCGGATTCGGTCTCGTCTTCTCGCAGCAGGCACTTCAACCCGCCCAGGCCTTCGCGTATTTCGTGGTGATCGGGGCCATCGGTTGGGGACTGAATGCTGTGTTCGTCATGGCCGCAGGTCGAATTTTTCGTCGTTTTGGTCCGGCATTGTGA
- a CDS encoding ABC transmembrane type-1 domain-containing protein — translation MLTSRGNLDAGTDPLLRRRGAAPLRGLLPLVVGLILWQMLASRAYPYFPPPLDWLKALGALHATGKLWPAVMTTLSSFFIALVLSIVIGSGLGILLGRSPLLDRLLGPILEIGRTMPAGALVPVAVLIMGYTESMTLSVVTLTSFWPILLNVRSAAMRISQDRLDTARVLRLSWWATQRKILLPSVLPSVQLGTQIAAPVVLIIVLLVEILTQVSGIGREIALAQSTFRSSTVYGLVALTGILGLVVNWIISWTGRLTRNF, via the coding sequence ATGCTTACTTCGAGGGGAAATCTTGATGCGGGAACAGACCCGCTCTTGCGCAGACGCGGTGCAGCGCCGCTCCGTGGGCTTTTACCGCTGGTTGTAGGCCTCATACTTTGGCAAATGCTGGCCTCCCGGGCATACCCGTATTTTCCGCCGCCGCTTGATTGGCTCAAGGCTCTCGGTGCGCTGCATGCGACGGGAAAACTGTGGCCCGCGGTCATGACGACCTTGAGCAGCTTCTTCATAGCCCTCGTTCTGAGTATCGTGATCGGATCCGGATTGGGAATACTGCTGGGGCGTTCACCGTTACTTGATCGCCTGCTCGGTCCCATCCTTGAGATCGGCCGCACGATGCCGGCGGGCGCGCTGGTTCCTGTGGCGGTCCTCATCATGGGTTACACGGAGTCGATGACGCTCTCCGTGGTCACCTTGACCAGTTTCTGGCCCATTCTTCTCAACGTGCGGTCGGCGGCCATGCGCATCAGCCAGGACAGGCTGGATACTGCGCGGGTCCTTCGGCTTTCCTGGTGGGCAACACAAAGGAAGATTCTGCTTCCTTCGGTGCTTCCGAGCGTACAACTGGGAACGCAGATAGCGGCGCCCGTTGTCCTCATCATCGTTTTGCTCGTGGAAATCCTGACTCAGGTCTCTGGGATCGGCCGTGAAATCGCGCTTGCCCAAAGCACGTTCCGAAGCTCGACCGTGTATGGGCTGGTGGCGCTTACCGGCATCTTAGGCCTCGTTGTGAACTGGATCATCAGTTGGACGGGGCGGTTGACGCGTAATTTCTAG
- a CDS encoding Acetylornithine deacetylase — MPSVRGDDDRTSPQWAQEAVLNALTPDVSEEIVEMACDLINIVSPTGEEQQVGEYLANRFSELGLSVSMQEVEDGRNNMLAHLNPESAGPSIMFNGHMDTSTSGREGGNLPIGLLPRAVIEDGWLYGLGASNMKAAFSSYYGALRLIKKAGIVLKGRVTISGVVGEIEKAPVGRYKGAFYRGGGCGAHYGVQHGMMADAVVIGEPTGMRIQNAASGYMFCRIGAKGVAQHTWSRERGVDALDKGMFILQALRAWEPEFERLVAGAKIGARLTVGAIEGGFPFKPSIAPAPMCDIFVDLRYPPNHSVVEIANLLRRYLATLGDENPGLDPTMEVFLCRNGFLLPPEDEFFQDVLEAHRLGGSPPTSEVERNRYFVSADATTFMEYGMKALAFGPGGLTKDGSYQMYDDRGEVCSLNNLIACARSYAMLILKRCGVEN, encoded by the coding sequence ATGCCAAGCGTGCGGGGAGACGACGACAGAACGTCGCCACAATGGGCGCAAGAGGCGGTCCTCAACGCGCTGACGCCGGACGTCTCCGAAGAGATCGTCGAAATGGCCTGCGATCTCATCAATATCGTGAGTCCGACCGGCGAAGAGCAGCAGGTGGGCGAATATCTCGCCAACAGGTTCAGCGAGCTTGGCCTGTCTGTCTCGATGCAGGAGGTGGAAGACGGCCGCAACAATATGCTCGCGCATCTGAATCCCGAATCTGCCGGACCGAGCATAATGTTCAACGGCCACATGGATACGAGCACAAGCGGCCGGGAGGGCGGGAACCTGCCGATTGGGCTTCTTCCGCGGGCGGTGATCGAGGACGGGTGGCTCTACGGGCTGGGTGCTTCCAACATGAAGGCAGCCTTCTCCTCCTACTATGGAGCGCTGCGGCTCATCAAGAAAGCGGGGATCGTGCTCAAGGGGCGGGTGACGATCAGCGGGGTTGTCGGTGAGATCGAGAAGGCGCCCGTGGGCCGCTATAAGGGCGCGTTCTACAGGGGCGGAGGGTGCGGCGCCCATTACGGCGTGCAGCATGGCATGATGGCCGATGCCGTCGTGATCGGCGAACCGACCGGCATGCGCATCCAGAACGCTGCATCGGGTTATATGTTCTGCCGGATTGGGGCCAAGGGGGTGGCGCAACATACCTGGTCCCGTGAGCGGGGCGTGGACGCCCTCGACAAGGGCATGTTCATCCTCCAGGCGCTCCGCGCGTGGGAGCCCGAATTCGAGCGTTTGGTGGCGGGCGCGAAAATCGGAGCGCGGTTGACGGTTGGCGCAATCGAAGGCGGCTTCCCATTCAAGCCGTCTATTGCTCCTGCGCCGATGTGCGACATCTTCGTCGATCTTCGATACCCGCCGAACCATTCGGTTGTGGAAATCGCCAATCTCCTGCGGCGGTATCTGGCGACCCTTGGTGATGAAAATCCGGGGCTCGACCCCACGATGGAGGTCTTCCTCTGCAGAAATGGCTTTCTGTTGCCGCCTGAGGACGAGTTTTTCCAGGATGTCCTGGAGGCCCATCGCCTGGGAGGATCGCCACCGACCTCAGAGGTCGAGCGAAACCGATATTTCGTATCGGCCGACGCTACGACGTTCATGGAGTACGGCATGAAGGCACTCGCCTTCGGACCCGGCGGGCTGACGAAGGACGGTTCCTACCAGATGTATGATGACCGCGGCGAAGTCTGCAGTCTAAACAACCTTATTGCCTGCGCGCGCAGCTACGCAATGCTGATCCTCAAGCGTTGCGGCGTCGAGAACTAG
- a CDS encoding Amidase: protein MSSQTRAIDQQPFSIVDATIDDIHAAFAAGQLSARQLTQDYLDRIEAYDKQGPSINAVVSLNPDVLADADRLDALFSEKGLVGPLHGIPVLIKDQVDVKGMATTLGSALFENFSPDREGFVIKKLREAGAIILGKATLGELGGGDTHGSLFGSTRNVYDLTRTAGGSSGGCGAAVSANFCTVALGQEGFSSIRRPSIWNGIVGMRPTAGLVSRTGIFAGWPTLNGSLGPMARTVRDLAQLLDCMVGYDPADPVTAYGYGRTASSYHAGLRKDALVGARLGILREPMGYATDATSDDFKKVDDVFCKAVTELQDAGAEIVDPIVIPDLKELLATRARSPEDDDLMYELYIKGTNAPFPDRAAVAASPLFEKVGPNSQKRWLDAPSSERQLAYHRARATLMMNMLNVMAEHRLDAIIHKAVEHQPTLIEDGVNPPFVDQKGAPHINTFLMFVPSVVVPAGFTVDQLPAGITFLGRPFSDERMVQLAFAYEHATQHRRPPQTTPELA from the coding sequence ATGTCGTCTCAAACCAGGGCCATCGATCAGCAGCCCTTCTCCATCGTCGACGCAACGATCGACGACATCCATGCTGCCTTCGCGGCGGGTCAACTCAGTGCGCGCCAGCTCACCCAAGACTACCTCGACAGGATAGAGGCCTATGACAAGCAGGGCCCCTCCATCAATGCGGTCGTTTCGCTGAATCCCGATGTCCTTGCGGACGCCGATCGGCTCGACGCCCTCTTCTCGGAGAAAGGTCTTGTCGGTCCCCTTCACGGTATTCCGGTGCTCATCAAGGATCAGGTTGATGTCAAGGGTATGGCCACGACGCTCGGATCGGCATTATTCGAGAACTTTTCGCCGGATCGAGAAGGCTTCGTCATCAAGAAATTGAGAGAAGCCGGTGCAATCATCCTGGGCAAGGCGACATTGGGCGAGCTGGGCGGCGGCGATACGCACGGTTCACTGTTCGGCTCCACGCGCAATGTCTATGATCTCACCCGCACGGCCGGTGGCTCCTCTGGCGGTTGTGGCGCGGCGGTTTCAGCCAATTTCTGTACGGTCGCTCTCGGCCAGGAAGGTTTTTCCTCAATCCGTCGGCCGTCGATCTGGAATGGCATCGTCGGAATGCGCCCCACCGCCGGATTAGTCAGCCGGACAGGCATATTCGCGGGGTGGCCTACCCTCAACGGCTCACTTGGTCCCATGGCGCGGACCGTGCGCGATCTCGCCCAACTGCTGGACTGCATGGTCGGCTACGACCCGGCGGATCCCGTCACCGCTTACGGCTACGGCCGGACGGCTTCCAGCTATCATGCTGGCTTGCGGAAGGACGCCCTGGTCGGAGCGCGGCTCGGTATTCTCCGGGAACCGATGGGCTATGCGACCGACGCGACATCCGACGACTTCAAGAAGGTCGATGACGTCTTCTGCAAGGCGGTTACCGAACTGCAGGACGCGGGAGCGGAGATCGTCGACCCAATCGTCATTCCTGACTTGAAAGAACTCCTGGCCACACGTGCTCGGAGCCCGGAAGACGATGACCTGATGTACGAGCTCTATATAAAGGGCACGAATGCGCCTTTCCCCGATCGAGCGGCGGTTGCAGCGTCACCCCTTTTCGAGAAAGTCGGTCCCAACTCACAGAAGCGGTGGCTCGACGCCCCATCGTCGGAGCGTCAGCTTGCTTATCATCGGGCCCGCGCGACGCTGATGATGAACATGCTGAACGTGATGGCGGAGCATCGCCTGGATGCGATCATCCACAAAGCGGTAGAGCACCAGCCCACCCTGATCGAAGACGGCGTCAACCCGCCCTTCGTCGATCAAAAGGGGGCGCCACACATAAATACATTCCTGATGTTCGTGCCCTCTGTCGTTGTTCCAGCCGGCTTCACCGTCGATCAGCTGCCCGCGGGAATAACCTTCCTCGGGCGGCCTTTCTCCGACGAACGGATGGTTCAGCTCGCTTTTGCCTATGAGCACGCGACGCAGCATCGGCGCCCACCGCAGACCACGCCTGAACTCGCCTAG
- a CDS encoding ABC transporter substrate-binding protein — MKRACLILLFGLLAYPGLSAAQDYPKQAVTIIDPAAPGGISDIAARVIGEQLTKKWGQQVVVENRPGAGGSIGVGVAARAKPDGYTLLMTTNGQFAVNPAVYPSLPYDPDNDFIPISMVTNNPMLLVANINAPYNTFGEFVAAAKANPGQIGWASPGVGTWNHLAGEWLQAEAGIKLLHVPYKGGGPAGVAVAGGDVPVGLIAISSAMPHIRAGKMKALALSTAKRSSMDPSWQTIAELGLPKFDAASWVGLFVPAKTPAPIVRKIEEDVADIMAQPDVQRKFTDLGIEVAVVRSADFTKRIKEDQVRAKTIVTDAAIQLQ; from the coding sequence ATGAAGCGAGCTTGTTTGATTCTGTTGTTTGGATTGCTGGCATATCCTGGCCTCTCAGCGGCCCAAGACTATCCTAAGCAGGCCGTCACCATCATCGATCCCGCCGCACCGGGCGGCATCAGCGATATCGCGGCGCGTGTTATCGGTGAGCAATTGACCAAGAAATGGGGACAGCAAGTCGTTGTCGAGAATCGTCCGGGCGCCGGCGGTTCGATCGGTGTCGGCGTGGCGGCGCGCGCGAAGCCCGATGGTTACACGCTTTTGATGACGACGAATGGCCAGTTCGCCGTCAATCCTGCCGTGTATCCAAGTCTTCCCTACGATCCCGATAACGACTTCATCCCGATCTCCATGGTGACGAATAACCCGATGCTGTTGGTGGCGAATATCAACGCGCCGTACAATACCTTCGGGGAATTCGTCGCGGCGGCGAAGGCGAACCCGGGGCAGATCGGTTGGGCGTCTCCTGGGGTCGGAACCTGGAATCACCTGGCCGGTGAATGGCTCCAGGCCGAGGCAGGCATCAAGCTCCTGCATGTCCCGTACAAGGGTGGCGGGCCGGCGGGGGTTGCCGTGGCCGGGGGTGATGTCCCCGTTGGATTGATCGCCATCTCTTCCGCCATGCCGCATATTCGCGCTGGCAAGATGAAGGCGCTTGCCCTGTCGACCGCTAAGCGGTCCAGCATGGATCCGAGCTGGCAGACGATCGCGGAACTGGGACTGCCGAAGTTTGACGCAGCGAGCTGGGTGGGGCTCTTCGTTCCGGCAAAAACGCCAGCCCCCATTGTCCGCAAGATCGAGGAAGACGTAGCCGACATCATGGCGCAGCCTGATGTACAGCGCAAATTTACGGATCTGGGGATCGAGGTGGCCGTCGTTCGCTCCGCCGATTTCACAAAGCGGATCAAAGAGGATCAGGTTCGCGCCAAGACCATCGTCACGGATGCCGCCATTCAACTCCAATGA